The following are from one region of the Propionispora vibrioides genome:
- a CDS encoding winged helix-turn-helix transcriptional regulator, producing MEVEEALEQNLCDCPPELECSIEKALEVLGGKWTFLIIRDLFDGVKRFGELRKSLAGVSPKTLSVRLKDLEDRGIISRTAYPTIPPTVEYSLTEKGNSLRPIIKAMKLWGAKWG from the coding sequence ATGGAAGTAGAAGAAGCTCTTGAACAAAACCTCTGTGATTGTCCGCCCGAATTAGAATGTTCCATTGAAAAGGCGCTGGAGGTTTTAGGAGGAAAATGGACGTTTTTAATCATCCGGGATCTGTTCGATGGGGTCAAACGCTTTGGCGAACTGCGTAAGTCCCTCGCCGGCGTAAGTCCTAAAACGCTTTCCGTCCGTCTAAAGGATTTGGAGGATCGGGGTATCATCAGCAGGACCGCCTACCCCACAATACCACCCACCGTGGAATACTCTTTGACGGAAAAAGGAAACAGCCTGCGACCTATCATTAAGGCAATGAAGCTCTGGGGGGCCAAGTGGGGATAA